One window of the Chlamydiota bacterium genome contains the following:
- a CDS encoding Ribosome-associated factor Y: MRKNPISEEAVVIRGKNLVLTDAIKNYVMEKLQAIEVFGDKHIEAVINLDIQKLDHCIDVLYKFDHTQVKVHASTKDLYSAIDKVFDRLQAKLRKYKTRLQHHHGKPLQYIDINVNVIKRPEEELIEELNEDIEAENMHSLEELYKPHEIVSKETRVLKTLKTEEAMMKMDLSNDQFMVFRAEEDQKIKVIYRRDDMNYGLIEPE, from the coding sequence ATGCGTAAAAATCCAATTTCAGAAGAAGCTGTTGTTATTCGTGGAAAGAATCTTGTTCTTACCGATGCGATTAAAAATTATGTGATGGAAAAACTGCAAGCTATCGAAGTGTTTGGAGACAAACACATCGAGGCTGTTATTAATCTCGATATTCAAAAGCTCGATCATTGTATCGATGTCTTATACAAGTTTGATCACACGCAAGTCAAAGTCCATGCAAGTACAAAAGATCTCTATTCTGCTATCGATAAAGTCTTTGATCGTCTGCAAGCAAAACTCAGAAAATATAAAACGCGTTTGCAACATCATCATGGTAAGCCTTTGCAGTATATCGATATCAACGTCAATGTGATCAAACGACCAGAAGAAGAGTTGATCGAAGAACTTAATGAAGATATTGAAGCAGAAAATATGCACTCGCTCGAAGAGCTCTACAAACCTCATGAAATTGTCAGTAAAGAAACTAGGGTTTTGAAAACGCTTAAAACAGAAGAAGCAATGATGAAAATGGATCTGTCCAATGATCAATTTATGGTGTTTCGTGCAGAAGAAGATCAAAAGATCAAGGTGATTTATAGAAGAGACGATATGAACTACGGATTGATCGAACCAGAATGA